The Comamonas sp. GB3 AK4-5 genome includes a region encoding these proteins:
- a CDS encoding aminoglycoside phosphotransferase family protein, which produces MSDSISPISSVVWPDPARERTFQSWLTPLAAQHGLDPSTLRIASADASFRRYLRLDRAQGHPGGSLIVMDAPPDRENCTPFVQVQQLMQQAGLNVPAVLDWDQAHGFMLISDLGSRTLIEVLNPDQPREAEVWYRQAVDQLLQWQLASKPGVLPAYDEALLRRELQLFPDWYIAQHRKLQLDDKQQATLSKAFDQIVAHNLQAPSVYVHRDFMARNLMLPTDPAQALGVLDFQDAVYGPITYDIASLLRDAFLTWEEDFVIDITVRYWEKARKAGLVGANSASGWGDDFGEFYRAVEWMGLQRHLKVAGIFARLTLRDGKPKYLADTPRFIHYIRTTCSRYRELGPLLRLVDQIEGIQVQTGYAYGRM; this is translated from the coding sequence ATGAGCGATTCCATCTCCCCCATTTCCAGCGTGGTATGGCCTGATCCGGCCCGCGAACGCACCTTCCAGTCCTGGCTGACACCGCTGGCGGCCCAGCATGGTCTGGACCCGTCCACCCTGCGCATCGCCTCGGCCGATGCCAGCTTTCGCCGCTATCTGCGCCTGGACCGTGCCCAGGGCCATCCCGGGGGCAGCCTGATTGTCATGGACGCGCCGCCAGACAGGGAGAACTGTACGCCGTTCGTCCAGGTTCAGCAGCTGATGCAGCAGGCCGGCCTCAACGTGCCTGCGGTTTTGGACTGGGACCAGGCCCACGGTTTCATGCTGATCTCCGACCTGGGCAGCCGCACCCTGATCGAGGTGCTGAACCCGGATCAGCCGCGCGAGGCCGAGGTCTGGTATCGCCAGGCCGTAGACCAGTTGCTGCAGTGGCAGCTGGCCTCCAAGCCCGGCGTGTTGCCAGCCTATGACGAAGCCTTGCTGCGCCGCGAGCTGCAGCTGTTTCCCGACTGGTACATCGCCCAGCACCGCAAGCTGCAGCTGGACGACAAGCAGCAAGCCACGCTGAGCAAGGCCTTCGACCAGATCGTGGCCCACAATCTGCAAGCGCCCAGCGTCTATGTGCACCGCGACTTCATGGCCCGCAACCTGATGCTGCCCACCGACCCGGCCCAGGCACTGGGGGTGCTGGACTTCCAGGATGCGGTCTACGGCCCCATCACCTATGACATCGCCAGCCTGCTGCGCGACGCCTTCCTGACCTGGGAAGAGGACTTTGTCATCGACATTACCGTGCGTTACTGGGAAAAAGCCCGCAAGGCCGGTCTGGTCGGCGCCAACAGCGCCAGCGGCTGGGGTGATGACTTCGGCGAGTTCTACCGCGCCGTGGAATGGATGGGCCTGCAGCGCCACCTGAAGGTGGCCGGTATCTTCGCCCGCCTCACACTGCGCGACGGCAAGCCCAAATACCTGGCGGACACGCCGCGTTTCATCCACTACATACGCACCACCTGCAGCCGCTACCGCGAGCTGGGCCCGCTGCTGCGCCTGGTCGATCAGATTGAGGGCATACAGGTGCAAACCGGCTATGCCTACGGCCGGATGTAA
- a CDS encoding 16S rRNA (uracil(1498)-N(3))-methyltransferase — MPRFHCPLPLAADAELELPAGAARHVQVLRMQPGQHITLFDGSGDGEWNATITRMGRSDVAVRVDAFQATAREASRAVHLLAGITANERMDWLVEKATEIGVASITPLLAERSVLKLKGERGDKKRAHWQAVAVAACEQCGGNRVPTIHPAVTLAEWAAANVDTADTQRVLLSLAEGTRPLLQAVEPGAQPVLFLSGPEGGLSPAEEALARAQGFAPVTLGPRVLRAETAPLMALSALVLR; from the coding sequence ATGCCGCGCTTTCACTGCCCCTTGCCGCTTGCTGCCGACGCCGAGCTGGAGCTTCCCGCCGGCGCCGCCCGCCATGTGCAGGTGCTGCGCATGCAGCCCGGCCAACACATCACCTTGTTTGACGGCTCGGGCGATGGCGAGTGGAACGCCACCATCACCCGCATGGGCCGCAGCGATGTGGCCGTGCGCGTGGATGCGTTCCAGGCCACGGCCCGCGAAGCCAGCCGCGCCGTGCACCTGCTGGCCGGCATCACCGCCAACGAGCGCATGGACTGGCTGGTGGAAAAAGCCACCGAAATCGGTGTGGCCAGCATCACCCCGCTGCTGGCAGAACGCAGCGTGCTCAAGCTCAAGGGCGAGCGCGGCGACAAAAAACGCGCCCATTGGCAGGCCGTGGCCGTAGCCGCCTGCGAGCAATGCGGTGGCAACCGCGTGCCCACCATCCACCCCGCGGTGACGCTGGCCGAATGGGCTGCCGCCAACGTCGATACCGCAGACACCCAGCGCGTGCTGCTGTCGCTGGCCGAGGGCACGCGCCCGCTGCTGCAGGCCGTGGAGCCTGGTGCGCAACCGGTGCTGTTTCTCTCCGGCCCCGAAGGCGGCCTCAGCCCGGCCGAAGAGGCACTGGCCCGCGCCCAGGGCTTTGCCCCGGTCACCCTGGGCCCGCGCGTGCTGCGTGCCGAAACCGCACCGCTGATGGCCTTGTCGGCCCTGGTTCTGCGCTGA
- a CDS encoding Bug family tripartite tricarboxylate transporter substrate binding protein, whose amino-acid sequence MTRPAAVSPFRPLTMLCGLVAAVATLVAPSVQAADYPSKPITLVIPFSAGGSTDILGRLLAQKMSENMHVSVVVENKPGANGTIGVDRVAKAPADGYTVVLGDVGGMSMAPGLYPKLPYNPLKDLIPVSLVGRSPLVLTVGVNSPFKSLAELTAAAKAQPGKLNYPSSGTGGPNHMGGELYAIQSKVKVTHVPYKGSAPSVVSLVAGETDFGFLTAVTINSQLKAGNVRALAVAHNERLPSMPDVPTMSEAGLKGFTADAWFMAAVPAGTPKPIVDKLYAEIAKALPDPEMKTKLDAVGVLPTGMDPKASAAFLHSEVAKWREVIKTAKITLD is encoded by the coding sequence ATGACACGCCCCGCCGCTGTTTCCCCATTTCGCCCGCTGACCATGCTGTGTGGTCTGGTGGCTGCCGTGGCCACTTTGGTGGCCCCCTCGGTCCAGGCCGCTGACTACCCTAGCAAGCCCATCACCCTGGTGATTCCGTTTTCGGCCGGGGGCTCTACCGACATCCTGGGCCGTCTGCTGGCGCAGAAGATGAGCGAGAACATGCATGTTTCGGTGGTGGTGGAGAACAAGCCCGGCGCCAACGGCACCATTGGCGTGGACCGTGTGGCCAAGGCGCCTGCCGACGGCTACACCGTGGTGCTGGGTGATGTGGGTGGCATGTCCATGGCACCGGGCCTGTACCCCAAGCTGCCCTACAACCCGCTCAAGGACCTGATCCCCGTGAGCCTGGTGGGCCGCAGCCCGCTGGTGCTGACGGTGGGCGTCAACAGCCCGTTCAAATCGCTGGCCGAGCTGACGGCCGCTGCCAAGGCCCAGCCAGGCAAGCTGAACTACCCGTCTTCCGGCACGGGTGGCCCCAACCACATGGGTGGCGAGCTGTATGCCATCCAGTCCAAGGTCAAGGTCACGCATGTGCCCTACAAGGGCAGCGCGCCTTCGGTGGTGTCCCTGGTGGCGGGTGAGACGGATTTCGGCTTTCTGACCGCCGTCACCATCAACTCCCAGCTCAAGGCCGGCAATGTGCGCGCCCTGGCCGTGGCCCACAACGAGCGCCTGCCCTCCATGCCCGATGTGCCCACCATGAGCGAAGCCGGCCTGAAGGGCTTCACGGCCGACGCCTGGTTCATGGCCGCCGTGCCTGCCGGCACGCCCAAGCCGATTGTGGACAAGCTGTACGCGGAAATCGCCAAGGCCTTGCCCGACCCCGAGATGAAGACCAAGCTCGACGCCGTGGGCGTGCTGCCCACCGGCATGGATCCCAAGGCATCCGCCGCTTTCCTGCACAGCGAAGTCGCCAAATGGCGTGAAGTGATCAAGACCGCCAAGATCACGCTGGACTGA
- a CDS encoding LPS-assembly protein LptD, translating to MVRPLAAAAVLACSGVWAQTSDTPEALIPAPLKSSPLLQEHIPAEVADQLPSFIRGDHVTGQADVRAQVQGHAELRKGDTVVRADQVDYTLADDLVDAEGNVHINKNGDVYQGTALKLHVDAFKGQFNDASYQFLQTQAHGDAVRVDFIDRDRSVVHDATYTTCLRDDSTTWEPDWVLRAKRIELDRAEEVGYAKSAVLEFKGIPVLPVPAVSFPLSTKRKSGLLPPSIGIDSINGIEYAQPYYWNIAPNRDAMITPTLMSKRGLGLAGEFRYLEPAYSGTLRLEGMTRDKLRDRDRWAYSWQHLQNWNTPIGGLGLNLNLNRVSDGDYWRDFMRTDKHLRERLVNSEGTLSWGRNDHSVVLRAQKWQVQQQLDSPITPPFDRMPQLQWRYTPYDLPGGFDFAWEADTTRFQARNLDGRDNVWNGQRSYGLAQLTRPILAPGWFIKPKLQLHTSSYQMDTAINGQTSFQRTLPTFSVDSGLVFERDTTFFGKDYVQTLEPRLFYTNTPYRDQSMLPAYDTARTDFNFASIFAENSYVGQDRIADNNMLTAGLTTRWLDRQTGAEAVRLAVAQRLRFKDQLVTLPGEAPGTESLSDLLLGAGFNWSQRWAFDSAVQFNQDERRVKRSTISARYSPGAYRTVSMAYRLQRDFSEQVDLGWQWPLAALFGGDFTPPKGGSQPGGSRWYTVGRLNYSMQDSKMIDTVLGIEYDSCCWIGRVLLERHTNSISSSATKLSFQMEFVGFSRLGVGNDPLGTLKEQIPRYRNLRDGNAPAPSRFSNYD from the coding sequence GTGGTGCGTCCACTGGCAGCGGCGGCCGTGCTCGCCTGCTCCGGTGTCTGGGCCCAGACATCCGACACCCCCGAGGCGCTCATTCCCGCGCCGCTGAAGTCTTCCCCATTGCTGCAGGAACATATTCCTGCAGAGGTGGCAGACCAGCTGCCTTCCTTTATTCGTGGTGACCATGTCACCGGCCAGGCCGATGTGCGTGCCCAGGTCCAAGGCCACGCCGAGCTGCGCAAGGGCGATACCGTGGTGCGCGCCGACCAGGTGGACTACACCTTGGCCGACGACCTGGTCGACGCCGAAGGCAATGTGCACATCAACAAGAATGGCGATGTCTACCAGGGCACAGCGCTGAAGCTGCATGTGGACGCCTTCAAGGGGCAGTTCAACGACGCCAGCTACCAGTTTTTGCAGACTCAGGCCCACGGTGATGCCGTGCGCGTGGACTTCATCGACCGCGACCGTTCGGTGGTGCATGACGCCACCTACACCACCTGCTTGCGCGATGACTCCACCACCTGGGAGCCCGACTGGGTGTTGCGGGCCAAGCGCATTGAGCTGGACCGCGCCGAAGAAGTGGGCTATGCCAAGAGCGCGGTGCTGGAGTTCAAGGGCATTCCGGTGCTGCCCGTGCCAGCGGTAAGTTTTCCGCTGTCCACCAAGCGCAAGTCTGGCCTGCTTCCGCCCAGCATTGGCATAGACAGCATCAACGGCATCGAATACGCCCAGCCCTATTACTGGAACATTGCCCCCAACCGGGACGCCATGATCACGCCCACGCTGATGAGCAAGCGTGGCCTGGGCCTGGCCGGCGAGTTCCGCTATCTGGAACCCGCTTACAGCGGCACGCTGCGGCTGGAGGGCATGACCCGCGACAAGCTGCGTGATCGGGATCGCTGGGCCTATTCCTGGCAACACCTGCAGAACTGGAACACTCCCATTGGTGGCCTGGGTCTGAACCTGAATCTGAACCGGGTCAGCGATGGTGATTACTGGCGCGATTTCATGCGTACCGATAAGCACTTGCGGGAGAGGCTGGTCAATAGCGAAGGCACGCTGAGCTGGGGGCGTAACGACCACAGCGTGGTGCTGCGTGCGCAAAAGTGGCAGGTGCAGCAGCAGCTGGATTCGCCCATCACGCCGCCCTTTGACCGGATGCCGCAGCTGCAGTGGCGCTACACGCCCTATGACCTGCCCGGGGGCTTTGATTTCGCCTGGGAGGCCGACACCACGCGCTTTCAGGCCCGCAATCTCGATGGCCGCGACAATGTCTGGAATGGCCAGCGCAGCTATGGGCTGGCCCAGCTGACACGGCCCATTCTGGCACCCGGTTGGTTCATCAAGCCCAAGCTGCAGCTGCACACCAGCAGCTACCAGATGGATACGGCCATCAACGGCCAGACCAGCTTCCAGCGCACCCTGCCGACCTTCAGTGTGGACAGCGGCCTGGTGTTTGAGCGCGACACCACCTTCTTCGGCAAGGACTATGTGCAGACGCTGGAGCCGCGCCTGTTCTATACAAACACCCCTTACCGCGACCAGTCCATGCTGCCGGCGTATGACACGGCGCGTACAGACTTCAACTTCGCCTCCATTTTTGCCGAGAACAGCTATGTGGGCCAGGACCGCATTGCTGACAACAATATGCTGACGGCGGGCCTGACCACACGCTGGCTGGACCGCCAGACCGGCGCCGAGGCCGTGCGCCTGGCCGTGGCCCAGCGCCTGCGTTTCAAGGACCAGCTTGTCACCCTGCCGGGCGAAGCCCCGGGCACGGAAAGCCTGTCCGATCTGCTGCTGGGCGCGGGCTTCAACTGGAGCCAGCGCTGGGCTTTCGACAGCGCCGTGCAATTCAACCAGGATGAGCGCCGCGTCAAGCGCTCCACCATCAGCGCCCGCTACAGCCCTGGGGCCTATCGCACGGTCAGCATGGCCTATCGGCTGCAGCGTGACTTCAGCGAGCAGGTGGACCTGGGCTGGCAATGGCCGCTGGCCGCGCTGTTCGGCGGTGATTTCACCCCGCCCAAGGGCGGCAGCCAACCTGGCGGAAGCCGCTGGTACACCGTGGGCCGGCTGAACTACAGCATGCAGGACAGCAAGATGATCGACACGGTGCTGGGCATCGAGTACGACAGCTGCTGCTGGATTGGCCGCGTGCTGCTGGAGCGGCACACCAACAGCATCAGCTCATCGGCCACCAAGCTCTCGTTCCAGATGGAATTCGTGGGCTTCTCCCGCCTCGGCGTGGGCAATGACCCCTTGGGCACGCTCAAGGAACAGATTCCGCGCTATCGCAATCTGCGCGATGGCAATGCACCAGCGCCCAGCCGCTTCAGCAATTACGACTAA
- a CDS encoding peptidylprolyl isomerase — MRLPAISYRAAALGVLCLSAWAGAQAQGLRAGGAPGVSAPALSRALEQTQAPDVGLQAGRGGLRSADYIVAVVNSEPITNNEVRERMARVQESLSREGAQRPAQAALAREVLERLILEKAQVQYAKEVGIKVDDYAVDQGLEAVARNNSISREQLARELKKEGISESLFREELRRQITLQRLREREVDNRVKVSDHDIDRYQLEQRSKAGDAAAAALNLGHILVVVPEGATEAQLAQYKARAEEAAQAARSGSFEAAAKQYSDIKDNAVMGLRPAERYPELFVQAVRSAQVGAVVGPVRSSAGFHVLKVIDKSMSGVPMVVTQNHARHILLRPSAQLGEREAAAQLAELRNRVLQGSANFEALARQYSQDGSAPQGGDLGWAGPGRYVPEFEQVLERLQPGEISPPVVSRFGVHLIQLVERREAALSPREQREMLRDVVRAQKTEKDYETWLQELRGRTYVEYREPPQ, encoded by the coding sequence ATGCGTTTGCCTGCTATCTCATACCGTGCAGCCGCCCTGGGCGTGCTGTGTCTGTCTGCCTGGGCCGGTGCCCAGGCCCAAGGCCTGCGCGCTGGTGGCGCACCGGGTGTCAGCGCGCCTGCGCTGTCCCGAGCGCTGGAGCAAACCCAGGCCCCTGACGTGGGCCTGCAAGCAGGGCGCGGCGGCCTGCGTTCGGCCGATTACATCGTCGCCGTGGTCAATTCCGAGCCCATCACCAACAACGAGGTGCGCGAGCGCATGGCCCGGGTGCAGGAAAGCCTGTCGCGCGAAGGCGCCCAGCGTCCGGCGCAGGCCGCGCTGGCCCGCGAGGTGTTGGAGCGCCTGATCCTGGAAAAAGCCCAGGTGCAGTACGCCAAGGAAGTCGGCATCAAGGTGGACGACTACGCGGTGGACCAGGGCCTGGAAGCCGTGGCGCGCAACAACAGCATCAGCCGGGAACAGCTGGCGCGTGAGCTGAAGAAGGAAGGCATTTCCGAAAGCCTGTTCCGCGAAGAGCTGCGCCGCCAGATCACCTTGCAGCGCCTGCGCGAGCGCGAGGTGGACAACCGCGTCAAGGTCAGTGACCACGACATCGACCGCTACCAGCTGGAGCAGCGCAGCAAGGCCGGCGATGCCGCCGCTGCGGCGCTCAACCTGGGGCATATCCTGGTCGTAGTGCCCGAAGGCGCGACCGAGGCCCAGCTGGCCCAATACAAGGCCCGCGCAGAAGAGGCGGCGCAGGCCGCACGCAGCGGCAGCTTTGAAGCAGCAGCCAAGCAGTACTCCGATATCAAGGACAACGCCGTGATGGGGCTGCGCCCTGCAGAGCGCTACCCCGAGCTGTTTGTGCAGGCCGTGCGCTCGGCACAGGTGGGCGCGGTGGTGGGGCCGGTGCGCTCGTCGGCAGGCTTTCACGTGCTGAAGGTGATCGACAAGAGCATGTCCGGTGTGCCCATGGTGGTCACCCAGAACCATGCCCGCCACATTCTGCTGCGCCCCTCGGCCCAGTTGGGTGAGCGTGAAGCTGCGGCCCAACTGGCCGAGCTGCGCAACCGCGTGCTGCAAGGCTCCGCCAACTTTGAAGCGCTGGCACGCCAGTACTCGCAAGACGGCAGCGCCCCGCAAGGCGGTGATCTGGGCTGGGCCGGCCCGGGCCGCTATGTGCCCGAGTTCGAACAGGTGCTCGAGCGCCTTCAGCCCGGTGAAATCAGCCCGCCTGTGGTCTCGCGCTTTGGCGTGCACCTGATCCAGCTGGTGGAGCGCCGCGAGGCCGCCCTCAGCCCCCGCGAGCAGCGCGAAATGCTGCGCGATGTGGTCCGTGCGCAAAAGACCGAGAAAGACTACGAGACCTGGCTGCAGGAGCTGCGTGGTCGCACCTACGTGGAATACCGCGAACCTCCGCAATAA
- a CDS encoding barstar family protein translates to MEKRPLRPDNESPLRGVRSNIVQSIRAFHIPDLQQAASTLGQHFLYANLAHAQNKQDILELISTQFHFPAHFGKNFDALYDCLTDPLHKAGPQPGFVLVLDQIPTTGKFDKEVREQFLDCFRDAAEYWAERKIAFRCFYSFL, encoded by the coding sequence ATGGAAAAGCGCCCACTTCGTCCTGACAACGAATCCCCCTTGCGCGGGGTGCGCAGCAATATTGTGCAGTCCATCCGTGCCTTCCATATTCCGGACCTGCAGCAGGCCGCCAGCACCCTGGGCCAGCATTTTCTGTACGCCAACCTGGCGCATGCGCAGAACAAGCAGGACATCCTGGAGCTGATCTCCACGCAGTTTCACTTCCCGGCGCATTTCGGCAAGAACTTCGACGCCCTGTACGACTGCCTGACCGACCCGCTGCACAAGGCTGGCCCGCAGCCGGGCTTTGTGCTGGTGCTCGACCAGATTCCCACCACCGGCAAGTTCGACAAGGAAGTGCGCGAGCAGTTTCTGGACTGCTTCCGCGACGCGGCCGAATACTGGGCCGAGCGCAAGATCGCCTTCCGCTGCTTCTACTCCTTCCTGTAG
- the rsmA gene encoding 16S rRNA (adenine(1518)-N(6)/adenine(1519)-N(6))-dimethyltransferase RsmA: MKHIPRKRFGQNFLTDQAIIDAIVDAIHPQAGEPVVEIGPGLMALTQPLVERLGKMTVIELDRDLAVRLRLRADLDVVESDVLKVDFRALAQRLEVPKLRVVGNLPYNISSPILFHLMDCVDVVQDQHFMLQKEVIDRMVADAGSSDYGRLSVMLQWRYQMENVLFVPPESFDPPPKVNSAVVRMVPKAAPAALNPQLLEELVRVAFSQRRKMLRNTLGKWLEEKGFAGEIDLQRRAEEVPVAEYEALAAQLSQTTS; encoded by the coding sequence ATGAAACATATTCCCCGCAAGCGCTTTGGCCAGAATTTTCTGACCGACCAGGCCATCATTGACGCCATCGTGGATGCCATCCACCCCCAGGCCGGCGAACCGGTGGTGGAAATCGGCCCGGGCCTGATGGCGCTGACCCAGCCGCTGGTGGAGCGCCTGGGCAAGATGACGGTGATCGAGCTGGACCGCGACCTGGCCGTGCGCCTGCGTCTGCGTGCCGATCTGGACGTGGTGGAGTCCGATGTGCTGAAGGTGGACTTCCGCGCGCTGGCCCAGCGTCTGGAGGTACCCAAGCTGCGTGTGGTGGGCAATCTGCCCTACAACATCTCCTCACCCATTCTGTTTCACCTGATGGACTGCGTGGACGTGGTGCAGGACCAGCATTTCATGCTGCAAAAAGAGGTGATTGACCGCATGGTGGCCGATGCTGGCTCGTCCGACTACGGGCGTCTTTCGGTGATGCTGCAATGGCGCTACCAGATGGAGAACGTGCTGTTCGTGCCGCCCGAGAGCTTTGACCCGCCGCCCAAGGTCAACAGCGCCGTGGTGCGCATGGTTCCCAAGGCGGCCCCTGCGGCGCTGAACCCGCAGCTGCTGGAAGAGCTGGTGCGCGTGGCCTTCAGCCAACGCCGCAAAATGCTGCGCAACACCCTGGGCAAATGGCTGGAGGAGAAAGGCTTTGCCGGCGAGATCGATCTGCAGCGCCGTGCCGAGGAGGTGCCGGTGGCCGAATACGAGGCGCTGGCGGCCCAGCTCTCACAAACAACTAGCTAA
- a CDS encoding NADP-dependent malic enzyme has product MSNPTTTDKRALLRQAALEYHEFPKPGKLAITATKPMANQRDLALAYSPGVAAPCEEIVKDPSTAFKYTGRGNLVGVISNGTAVLGLGDIGALASKPVMEGKAVLFKKFAGVDVFDIEIDEKDPQKLVEVIAALEPTFGALNLEDIKAPECFYVERELRKRMNIPVFHDDQHGTAITVAAAMVNALKVAGKKIEEIKLVTSGAGAAALACLNLLLKVGLKRENVFVTDIAGLVYEGRTELMDEDKAQFAQKTDLRSLGQVIEGADAFLGLSAGGVLKQDMVKKMAAKPVIFALANPNPEIIPEDVKEVRDDAIIATGRTDYPNQVNNVLCFPYIFRGALDCGATTITTEMEIAAVYAIAELAEAEQSEEVAAAYVGHELSFGPEYLIPKPFDPRLMLIVAPAVAKAAAECGVAQRPIQDMDAYREHLKTFVYASGTVMKPIFMVAKKAAKKRVAYAEGEDERILRACQIVVDERIARPTLIGRPAIIAQRVEKFGLRLKEGVDYDVVNVEQDERYRDFWQSYHRMNERKGVTEAIAKIEMRRRLTLIGSMLLHKGEVDGLICGTWNTTNLHLHYIDQVIGKRAGVGTYACMNGLLLPDRQVFLVDTHVNYDPTAEQLTEITIMAAEEMKRFGIHPKVALLSHSNFGSSNQPSALKMRQTLELLRVQAPWLEVDGEMHGDVAIDSEARKKLMPHSTLTGDANLLVLPNIDAANISYNLLKQVAGGGIAIGPVLLGASQPVHVLTPSTTVRRIVNMTALTVAEANTARASA; this is encoded by the coding sequence ATGTCCAACCCCACCACGACCGACAAGCGCGCCCTGCTGCGCCAGGCCGCCCTTGAATACCACGAGTTTCCCAAGCCAGGCAAGCTGGCCATCACGGCCACCAAGCCCATGGCCAACCAGCGCGATCTGGCACTGGCTTACTCGCCCGGCGTGGCCGCTCCTTGCGAAGAAATCGTCAAAGACCCCTCTACGGCCTTCAAATACACCGGCCGTGGCAACCTGGTGGGTGTGATCTCCAACGGCACGGCCGTGCTGGGTCTGGGTGACATCGGCGCCCTGGCCTCCAAGCCGGTGATGGAGGGCAAGGCCGTCCTGTTCAAGAAATTCGCCGGCGTCGACGTGTTCGACATCGAAATCGACGAAAAAGACCCGCAAAAACTGGTCGAAGTGATTGCCGCGCTGGAGCCCACCTTCGGCGCACTGAATCTGGAAGACATCAAGGCGCCCGAGTGCTTTTATGTGGAGCGTGAGCTGCGCAAGCGCATGAACATTCCCGTCTTCCACGACGACCAGCATGGCACGGCCATCACCGTGGCGGCCGCCATGGTCAATGCGCTGAAGGTGGCAGGCAAAAAGATCGAAGAGATCAAGCTGGTGACCTCGGGCGCCGGCGCCGCCGCCCTGGCCTGCCTGAACCTGCTGCTGAAAGTGGGCCTGAAGCGCGAGAACGTGTTTGTCACCGACATTGCCGGTCTGGTCTACGAAGGCCGCACCGAGCTGATGGACGAGGACAAGGCGCAGTTCGCCCAGAAGACCGATCTGCGCTCGCTGGGCCAGGTGATCGAGGGTGCCGACGCCTTCCTGGGCCTGTCCGCTGGCGGCGTGCTCAAGCAGGACATGGTCAAGAAGATGGCGGCCAAGCCCGTCATCTTCGCCCTGGCCAATCCCAACCCCGAAATCATTCCCGAAGATGTGAAGGAAGTGCGCGATGACGCCATCATCGCCACCGGACGCACGGACTACCCCAACCAGGTGAACAACGTCCTGTGCTTCCCCTACATCTTCCGTGGTGCGCTGGACTGTGGCGCCACCACCATCACCACCGAGATGGAGATTGCCGCTGTCTACGCCATTGCCGAGCTGGCCGAGGCCGAGCAGTCGGAAGAGGTGGCCGCAGCCTATGTGGGCCATGAGCTGTCCTTCGGCCCCGAATACCTGATCCCCAAGCCCTTTGACCCGCGCCTGATGCTGATCGTGGCACCCGCCGTGGCCAAGGCCGCCGCCGAATGCGGCGTGGCCCAGCGCCCCATTCAGGACATGGACGCCTACCGCGAGCACCTGAAGACCTTTGTCTACGCCTCGGGCACGGTGATGAAGCCCATCTTCATGGTGGCCAAAAAGGCAGCCAAAAAGCGCGTGGCCTATGCCGAAGGTGAGGACGAGCGCATTTTGCGTGCCTGCCAGATCGTGGTGGACGAACGCATCGCCCGCCCCACGCTGATCGGCCGCCCGGCCATCATTGCCCAGCGCGTCGAAAAATTTGGCCTGCGCCTGAAGGAAGGCGTGGACTACGACGTGGTCAACGTGGAGCAGGACGAGCGCTACCGCGACTTCTGGCAAAGCTACCACCGCATGAACGAGCGCAAGGGCGTGACCGAGGCCATTGCCAAGATCGAAATGCGCCGCCGCCTGACGCTGATTGGCTCCATGCTGCTGCACAAGGGCGAGGTCGATGGCCTGATCTGCGGCACCTGGAACACCACCAATCTGCACCTGCACTACATAGACCAGGTGATTGGCAAGCGCGCTGGCGTGGGCACCTATGCCTGCATGAACGGCCTGCTGCTGCCCGACCGCCAGGTGTTCCTGGTCGACACCCATGTCAACTACGACCCCACGGCCGAGCAGTTGACGGAAATCACCATCATGGCGGCCGAGGAGATGAAGCGCTTTGGCATCCACCCCAAGGTGGCCCTGCTCAGCCATTCCAACTTTGGCTCCAGCAACCAGCCCAGCGCGCTGAAAATGCGCCAGACCCTGGAGCTGCTGCGCGTGCAAGCGCCCTGGCTGGAAGTGGATGGCGAAATGCACGGCGATGTCGCCATCGACAGCGAAGCGCGCAAAAAGCTCATGCCCCACAGCACGCTGACGGGCGATGCCAATTTGCTGGTGCTGCCCAATATCGATGCGGCCAACATCTCCTACAACCTGCTCAAGCAGGTGGCAGGCGGCGGCATTGCCATCGGCCCCGTGCTGCTGGGCGCCTCCCAGCCGGTGCATGTGCTCACCCCCAGCACCACCGTGCGCCGCATCGTCAACATGACGGCCTTGACCGTGGCGGAAGCCAACACCGCGCGCGCATCCGCCTAA
- a CDS encoding ribonuclease domain-containing protein, whose product MLRAATAVTGQALRTGCAVLLSAVYVLSAAPAGARGVPPVAEGVEGYATTIALQELPPQGRTTYALILQGGPFPYDKDGTVFGNRERLLPTSKRGYYREYTVKTPRSRDRGARRIICGGLQPQQPDACYYTSDHYSSFRKITP is encoded by the coding sequence ATGCTGAGAGCGGCTACCGCGGTTACCGGCCAGGCTTTGCGAACGGGTTGCGCAGTGCTGCTGAGTGCAGTGTACGTGCTGTCAGCAGCACCGGCCGGAGCGCGTGGCGTGCCGCCAGTCGCAGAAGGTGTAGAGGGCTACGCCACCACGATCGCGCTACAGGAATTGCCGCCCCAGGGCCGCACCACGTATGCACTGATCTTGCAAGGGGGGCCGTTTCCGTACGACAAGGACGGCACGGTGTTTGGCAACCGCGAGCGGCTGCTGCCCACTTCCAAGCGTGGCTACTACCGCGAATACACCGTCAAGACACCCCGCTCTCGCGACCGTGGAGCCCGCCGCATCATCTGCGGCGGCCTGCAGCCGCAGCAACCCGATGCCTGCTACTACACCAGTGACCACTACAGCAGTTTCCGGAAGATCACGCCATGA